The proteins below come from a single Gammaproteobacteria bacterium genomic window:
- a CDS encoding thioredoxin fold domain-containing protein: MERFYQKTALFIVTILIFSLSQAANRVPQLIITTDLQETAQTASKKNLLIILYAAYVDCTYCALLEEEILLPMLIDDSYDDKILIRKIMIDDDDDNIISFSGKPATIEQLNAHYQMDFAPTLLFLDPDGNEIAKRMVGINTPELYAAYLDNNIKHALRTIRE; encoded by the coding sequence ATGGAACGATTCTATCAAAAAACCGCCTTGTTTATAGTGACTATACTCATTTTCAGCCTGTCACAGGCCGCAAACCGGGTGCCCCAGCTTATAATAACCACGGATCTACAAGAAACCGCTCAAACAGCCTCCAAAAAAAATCTGCTCATAATCCTCTATGCCGCCTATGTTGACTGCACGTATTGTGCGCTACTGGAGGAAGAGATCCTGTTGCCTATGTTAATTGATGATAGCTATGATGATAAGATCCTTATCCGGAAGATTATGATTGATGACGATGACGATAACATCATCAGTTTTTCCGGGAAACCCGCGACTATTGAACAGCTTAACGCTCACTATCAGATGGATTTTGCACCCACTCTGTTATTTCTCGACCCTGATGGCAATGAAATTGCCAAGCGCATGGTCGGCATCAATACCCCTGAGCTATACGCTGCCTACCTGGATAATAATATCAAGCACGCGTTACGCACAATCCGGGAATAG
- a CDS encoding sensor histidine kinase: protein MNQEIKTSENSNGVFLPAFCGIRAVFTIVIVAQLLAFVLTLVAATTELEFWNKLALVSLLVQWIALSSASLLCLLHPVLSRYNNVVVASISYFLLLLVTLVISELAYWLILYEMEYSIYAGAGHIGFIVQNMAVSAVVSAVVLRYFYMQYQWRQQIKTEALARFHELQARIRPHFLFNSLNTIISLIRVQPDQAEEAVQDLADLFRVSLGDQDGRISLAREMEIVRHYLHIESLRLGDRLQVEWAIDKLPMELMVPPLLLQPLVENAVYHGIEPMLEVGTIQISGEQQEGMIRIVIENPVDASASPVSRGHQIAIDNIKQRLMICYGGVARLTAECSEGVFKVLLEIPVVDK, encoded by the coding sequence ATGAATCAGGAAATCAAGACATCAGAAAACAGTAACGGCGTGTTTCTACCCGCATTTTGCGGTATTCGAGCCGTCTTTACTATTGTCATTGTGGCGCAGTTGTTGGCCTTTGTCTTGACTCTGGTGGCAGCAACGACAGAGTTGGAGTTCTGGAATAAATTAGCGCTGGTCTCTTTACTGGTGCAGTGGATTGCCTTGTCCAGTGCGTCCTTGTTGTGTTTATTGCATCCGGTGTTGAGTCGATACAATAATGTTGTTGTAGCCAGTATCAGCTATTTTTTATTATTACTGGTAACGCTGGTTATTAGTGAGCTTGCCTATTGGTTGATCCTGTATGAGATGGAATACAGTATTTATGCCGGCGCAGGGCATATAGGATTTATTGTGCAGAATATGGCAGTGAGTGCCGTGGTGAGTGCCGTGGTGCTGCGTTATTTCTACATGCAGTATCAATGGCGACAGCAAATTAAGACCGAGGCATTGGCTCGATTTCATGAGCTTCAGGCGCGGATACGACCTCATTTTCTGTTTAATTCGCTCAACACTATTATCTCCTTGATACGCGTACAGCCGGATCAGGCTGAGGAGGCGGTACAGGATTTGGCGGATCTTTTTCGTGTCAGTCTGGGCGATCAGGATGGCAGGATCTCTCTGGCCAGGGAGATGGAGATTGTGCGGCATTATCTGCATATTGAGTCTTTACGTCTGGGCGATCGCCTACAAGTGGAATGGGCGATTGATAAACTGCCGATGGAGCTAATGGTGCCTCCCTTGCTGTTACAGCCTCTAGTTGAAAATGCTGTTTACCATGGTATTGAACCGATGCTGGAGGTGGGCACGATACAGATTAGTGGCGAGCAACAAGAGGGTATGATCAGGATTGTTATTGAGAATCCGGTGGATGCCAGTGCTAGCCCTGTTTCCAGGGGGCATCAGATCGCGATTGATAATATAAAACAAAGGCTTATGATTTGTTATGGGGGTGTTGCACGGCTTACGGCTGAGTGTTCAGAGGGGGTTTTTAAGGTCTTGCTTGAGATTCCTGTGGTGGATAAGTAA
- the argH gene encoding argininosuccinate lyase, giving the protein MSSETTDKLWGGRFTESTDEFVERFTASIPFDHILYDHDINGSIAHARMLQHVDILTQEECDAITNGLEDIRSDIKKGDFNWSIALEDIHMNIEAQLTQRIGDAGKKLHTGRSRNDQVATDMRLYLREEIDFILSEVHRLQESLITLAERETDTIMPGFTHLQTAMPITFGHHIMAWFEMIERDRQRLIDCQTRVNIMPLGAAALAGTSFPIDRAYTAKLLGFERPAYNSLDAVSDRDFIIEFCSAAALIMTHLSRCSEELILWSSAQFNFIELPDRFCTGSSIMPQKKNPDVPELIRGKTGRINGHLVSMLTLMKAQPLAYNKDNQEDKEPLFDTVDTLKGCLRLYADMIPHIMVRKENMREAARLGFATATDLADYLVRKGIPFRDAHEIVGKSVRYGIDQGKDLAEMSLSELQRFSPSIEDDVFQILSLEGSVSARNHLGGTAPEQVRIAIKRARSELQR; this is encoded by the coding sequence ATGAGTTCAGAGACCACGGACAAACTCTGGGGTGGGCGTTTTACCGAATCAACCGATGAATTTGTCGAACGCTTCACGGCCTCCATCCCCTTTGACCATATCCTGTACGATCATGATATCAATGGTTCTATTGCCCATGCCCGTATGCTGCAACATGTCGATATCCTGACTCAAGAAGAGTGTGATGCCATCACCAATGGTCTGGAAGACATCCGTAGCGATATCAAAAAAGGCGATTTTAACTGGTCTATTGCGCTGGAGGATATTCACATGAATATCGAGGCTCAACTAACCCAACGTATTGGTGATGCAGGGAAAAAACTGCATACCGGACGCTCACGTAATGACCAGGTAGCCACCGATATGCGGCTCTATCTGCGCGAGGAGATTGACTTTATCCTGAGTGAAGTCCATCGCCTGCAAGAGTCATTAATTACCCTGGCAGAACGCGAAACCGACACCATTATGCCCGGCTTTACTCACCTGCAAACAGCCATGCCCATTACCTTTGGCCATCATATCATGGCCTGGTTTGAGATGATTGAGCGTGATCGTCAACGCCTGATTGACTGCCAGACCCGGGTTAATATTATGCCCCTGGGCGCAGCAGCACTGGCCGGCACCAGTTTTCCCATTGACCGCGCCTATACCGCAAAACTGCTTGGCTTTGAACGCCCCGCCTACAACTCACTAGATGCCGTTAGTGACCGCGATTTCATTATTGAATTCTGCTCCGCGGCGGCACTAATCATGACTCATCTATCACGCTGCTCCGAAGAATTGATCCTGTGGTCATCAGCACAGTTTAATTTTATCGAGTTACCTGATCGTTTCTGCACCGGCTCCAGCATCATGCCGCAAAAGAAAAACCCGGATGTACCCGAGCTGATTCGTGGCAAGACCGGGCGTATCAATGGACACCTGGTCAGCATGCTGACCCTGATGAAGGCGCAACCACTGGCCTACAACAAGGATAACCAGGAAGACAAGGAGCCTCTATTCGATACTGTAGATACCTTAAAGGGTTGCCTGCGCCTATACGCTGATATGATCCCTCATATTATGGTGCGCAAAGAAAACATGCGTGAAGCGGCTCGACTCGGATTTGCCACCGCTACCGACCTTGCCGACTACCTGGTGAGAAAAGGTATACCCTTCAGAGACGCACATGAAATTGTTGGTAAATCAGTCCGTTATGGCATTGATCAGGGCAAGGATCTGGCTGAGATGTCATTATCAGAACTACAACGATTCTCCCCCTCCATTGAAGACGATGTATTCCAGATACTCAGCCTGGAAGGGTCAGTCTCAGCCCGAAACCACCTCGGTGGTACCGCACCTGAGCAAGTACGCATAGCGATTAAACGCGCCAGGAGCGAACTACAGAGATGA
- a CDS encoding uroporphyrinogen-III synthase translates to MRHKLIEGIPVLVTRPDAQSQHLCDLIKGAGGCYFRFPVLEIVTSDKPELLQAAIQQLDQFDIAVFISANAVERVMLPLQASRDWPQSVQIAVIGKRSAEEMGRLGLAVDLCPEHQFDSDGLLALPALQAIGDKRIVIFRGNGGRDYLANQLRDRGAEVHYVEAYQRRRPLDCDLEGLKQFLQQDKFIITAYSNESLQNLMDMVDDQTRNILCAQLLVVVSSRMKPLVSKLGFGLEPVVAQSALDEDVLLAIATAQQQM, encoded by the coding sequence ATGAGACATAAGTTGATTGAAGGAATACCGGTATTGGTTACGCGTCCTGATGCGCAATCACAACACTTGTGTGATTTGATTAAGGGTGCGGGTGGGTGCTATTTTCGCTTTCCGGTGCTGGAGATAGTGACTAGTGATAAACCCGAGCTATTACAGGCGGCTATTCAACAGCTTGATCAATTTGATATTGCTGTATTTATCAGTGCCAATGCGGTAGAGCGTGTGATGTTGCCTTTACAGGCAAGCAGGGATTGGCCGCAATCAGTACAGATTGCGGTGATTGGTAAGCGCTCAGCTGAGGAGATGGGGCGATTGGGTTTAGCGGTTGATTTATGTCCAGAACATCAATTTGATAGTGATGGTCTGTTGGCATTGCCTGCATTACAGGCAATCGGTGATAAGAGGATTGTAATATTTCGTGGTAATGGTGGGCGTGATTATCTGGCAAATCAGTTGCGTGATCGGGGTGCTGAGGTTCATTATGTTGAGGCTTACCAGCGCCGTAGGCCGCTTGATTGTGATCTTGAGGGGCTTAAGCAGTTTTTACAGCAGGACAAGTTTATTATTACCGCTTATAGTAATGAGAGTCTACAAAATCTGATGGATATGGTGGATGATCAGACGCGAAATATTTTGTGTGCGCAGTTGCTTGTGGTGGTTAGTTCGAGGATGAAGCCTCTGGTAAGCAAGCTGGGTTTTGGGCTTGAGCCTGTTGTTGCCCAAAGTGCTCTGGATGAAGATGTATTATTGGCGATAGCAACAGCACAACAACAGATGTGA
- a CDS encoding response regulator transcription factor, with protein sequence MNILIVDDEPLARAHLRRMIETDDQHQVCGEAGNGAQALSKIVDCEVDVVLLDIRMPGMDGLEVARHLTQLKQVPAVIFTTAYNDHALAAFEAHALDYLLKPVRQERLLEALAQVSQLNRVQARAVLQDIAGRSQICVRWHGDLHLVPLSDIRCFRAEQKYVVINDGEHEYLLEESLKSLEAEFSADFIRIHRNALVSRHWIERLERDEKGQQQICLRGIELSLEVSRRHLGEVRDFIKGD encoded by the coding sequence ATGAACATTCTGATTGTCGATGATGAGCCTCTGGCGCGTGCTCATTTGCGTCGTATGATTGAGACCGATGATCAACATCAGGTTTGTGGTGAGGCGGGTAATGGTGCGCAGGCATTATCAAAGATAGTGGATTGTGAGGTGGATGTTGTATTGCTGGATATCAGGATGCCCGGCATGGATGGGCTGGAGGTGGCGCGACATCTAACCCAGTTAAAACAAGTCCCCGCCGTTATCTTTACCACCGCCTATAATGATCATGCCCTGGCCGCCTTTGAGGCGCATGCGCTGGACTATCTACTAAAACCGGTACGCCAGGAACGTCTGCTGGAGGCGTTGGCTCAGGTGAGTCAGTTGAATCGGGTGCAGGCGCGGGCGGTCTTGCAGGATATTGCTGGCCGCAGCCAGATCTGTGTGCGTTGGCATGGTGATCTGCACCTGGTTCCACTGTCAGACATTCGTTGTTTTCGAGCTGAGCAGAAATATGTGGTGATTAATGATGGTGAACATGAGTATTTGTTGGAAGAGTCGCTAAAAAGCCTGGAAGCGGAGTTTAGTGCTGATTTTATTCGTATTCATCGCAATGCACTGGTATCAAGGCATTGGATTGAGAGGCTGGAGCGGGATGAAAAAGGGCAGCAGCAAATTTGCCTGCGTGGGATTGAACTGAGTCTGGAGGTCAGTCGCAGGCATTTGGGTGAGGTGCGTGATTTTATTAAGGGCGACTAG
- the hemC gene encoding hydroxymethylbilane synthase — translation MQQQIVRIATRKSALAMWQAEFVRDQLLAAHSGLEVELVTFTTLGDKILDSPLSKIGGKGLFVKELEQALLDGRADIAVHSMKDVPAEFPAGLGLAVILEREDPRDAFVSNQYKKLLDLPQGAVVGTSSLRRQCQLRALRADLVIKDLRGNVNTRLSKLDEGQYDAIILASAGLIRLDMKDRITEYLAQDVLLPAVAQGAIGIECRIDDTERLRLIAPLSHGGTEIRVRAERAMNLRLMGGCQVPIAGYSEIDHGMIVLRGLVGRIDGSEIIESVISGRPEDAEELGQVLADDLLARGAKAILAELESE, via the coding sequence ATGCAACAACAGATTGTACGAATAGCGACACGCAAGAGCGCGCTCGCAATGTGGCAGGCAGAGTTTGTTCGTGATCAACTATTGGCGGCTCACTCTGGTCTGGAAGTTGAGCTAGTCACTTTTACTACCTTGGGGGACAAAATTCTCGATAGTCCTTTATCCAAGATCGGTGGTAAGGGTTTGTTTGTTAAGGAACTGGAGCAGGCTTTGCTGGATGGTCGGGCGGATATTGCGGTGCACTCGATGAAGGATGTACCGGCAGAGTTTCCAGCGGGTCTAGGGCTTGCGGTGATTCTGGAGCGGGAAGATCCGCGTGATGCCTTTGTCTCTAATCAATATAAAAAACTGCTGGATCTGCCGCAGGGTGCGGTGGTCGGCACTTCAAGTCTGAGACGGCAGTGTCAATTGCGGGCTTTGCGTGCGGATCTGGTCATCAAGGATTTGCGCGGTAACGTGAATACCCGTTTGAGTAAGCTGGATGAGGGTCAGTATGATGCCATTATTCTTGCTAGTGCGGGTTTGATTCGTCTGGATATGAAGGATCGTATTACTGAATATCTGGCGCAGGATGTGTTATTACCGGCGGTGGCACAGGGTGCTATTGGTATCGAGTGTCGTATTGATGACACTGAGCGCTTGCGCTTGATTGCGCCTTTATCACATGGGGGAACGGAGATTCGAGTACGTGCCGAACGTGCGATGAATCTGCGTCTAATGGGGGGTTGTCAGGTGCCGATTGCGGGTTATTCAGAGATTGATCACGGTATGATTGTATTGCGTGGTCTGGTCGGACGTATTGATGGTAGTGAGATTATTGAGTCGGTTATTAGTGGGCGACCGGAGGATGCCGAGGAGTTGGGGCAGGTGTTAGCAGATGATCTTCTGGCGCGGGGGGCGAAAGCGATTTTGGCAGAGCTTGAAAGTGAATAG
- a CDS encoding sensor domain-containing diguanylate cyclase yields the protein MTESLCKTQMATLLENCSDAIFLLDQDKTLISHNKAANKLMDHSHQDNVAEIQRLLVEQKSIQLTNSSGEERIYQALSIPLPDSPENNIHSAHILRDITHQQQLASERDTLAEQLATERITDPATGLLNQRGLMLALEPQLSRCRRYGNTVSVICLDVCGDGNHSDLIIAISQMLKDQLRWADLVSHIENDIFLIALPETGINESTSLTKKIDEHLNRLIQEEISGDNQQIWSYYGVAEWRKNDHSKTLIERAILNMKHEKNEQNSGALAS from the coding sequence ATGACAGAATCGCTGTGTAAAACCCAGATGGCCACCCTGCTGGAAAACTGCTCTGATGCCATCTTTCTGTTAGATCAGGACAAAACCCTCATCAGCCATAACAAGGCCGCTAACAAGCTGATGGATCATAGCCATCAAGATAATGTAGCCGAGATACAAAGACTGCTGGTCGAGCAAAAATCCATCCAATTAACTAATTCTTCCGGTGAAGAACGCATCTATCAAGCCTTATCGATTCCGCTACCCGATTCACCTGAAAACAACATCCATAGTGCACATATACTACGTGACATCACCCATCAACAACAACTTGCCTCCGAGAGAGACACCTTAGCAGAACAATTAGCCACCGAACGTATCACTGATCCCGCCACCGGCCTGCTCAATCAGCGTGGTCTTATGCTGGCACTAGAACCCCAACTCTCACGCTGCCGACGCTACGGCAATACCGTCTCTGTTATCTGCCTTGATGTCTGTGGTGATGGCAACCATAGTGATCTGATTATTGCCATTAGCCAAATGTTAAAAGACCAGTTACGCTGGGCCGATCTGGTTAGCCACATCGAAAATGACATATTCCTGATTGCACTGCCAGAAACAGGCATTAATGAAAGCACAAGCCTGACAAAGAAGATTGACGAACATCTCAATCGATTGATTCAAGAAGAAATATCAGGAGATAACCAACAAATATGGTCCTATTATGGTGTCGCCGAGTGGCGCAAAAATGACCATAGCAAGACCCTGATTGAGCGTGCTATCCTCAATATGAAACATGAAAAAAATGAACAAAACAGTGGGGCACTTGCTTCATAA
- a CDS encoding DUF445 domain-containing protein, protein MNKSLLTNIISLIILAMGIVYANTLILYIGLFSLSGAITNWLAIHMLFEKVPGLYGSGVIPARFEDFKGGIRRLMMQQFFTKENIDRFLSDSNSPTDHFQFTPIIKKIDLSESFDALVKVIMESSFGSMLGMFGGETALQPLKEPFMDKMKESLITITERDSFRELLRQEIEQPDVLEDMRTKIADIIEKRLDELTPQLVKQIIQDMIQQHLGWLVIWGGVFGGLIGAVSAQTIVR, encoded by the coding sequence GTGAATAAAAGCCTGTTAACTAACATAATCAGCTTAATTATCCTGGCAATGGGTATTGTTTACGCCAATACACTCATTCTCTACATCGGTCTATTTTCTCTATCCGGCGCAATTACCAACTGGCTGGCGATACACATGCTGTTTGAAAAAGTGCCTGGTCTGTATGGCTCAGGTGTTATTCCTGCACGCTTCGAGGACTTCAAAGGCGGCATTCGCAGGCTGATGATGCAGCAGTTTTTCACCAAAGAAAATATTGATCGCTTCCTGAGTGATAGCAACAGCCCAACGGATCACTTTCAGTTTACACCCATCATCAAAAAAATTGATCTGAGTGAATCCTTTGACGCACTGGTAAAGGTCATCATGGAGTCCTCTTTCGGTAGTATGTTGGGGATGTTTGGCGGTGAAACGGCATTACAACCCCTCAAGGAACCCTTTATGGATAAAATGAAGGAATCCCTGATTACCATTACTGAACGCGATTCCTTCAGAGAACTGTTGCGCCAGGAGATTGAACAGCCGGATGTACTTGAGGATATGCGTACCAAAATCGCTGATATTATCGAAAAACGCCTGGATGAACTCACACCACAACTGGTCAAACAGATCATACAAGATATGATTCAACAACACCTGGGCTGGCTGGTTATCTGGGGGGGTGTGTTTGGTGGATTAATTGGTGCCGTTAGCGCACAAACCATAGTAAGGTAG
- a CDS encoding class I adenylate cyclase: MATVKKTPEKKGKFPVDAEKIQRISRRFKGINHERLLRTREAIGERQRAFIDLLPLLFHTNHTLLPGYQSDDTINGIPLYTPDKNSIQVAKKIARGFKYNNKLKNSYDILAIYLMGSSGTIAYTKKSDFDVWICINADIDPGQRKELQRKADDIEEWATTLRLETHFFIMSDEEFRRGELSALSEDSSGTAQYHLLLDEFYRTGLLIAGNPPIWQMIPAEYEEQYEEYKQELIEKRLIELDEFVDFGDLGAFPVGEFFGAALWQLHKGIDSPHKAVLKIMLMETYANAYPKVDLLSLSYKKAVYEGEIDINRLDPYVLMEEKTEQYLKEQGDHDRVELARRCFYYKVDRQLSKTTLNKTWQHKAIKKIAGQWGWGASQFVILDQRSSWKIQQVIEERNSMISSLTQSYQLLSAFAREHADELTIGPEEINLLGRRLYSAFERKAGKIEIVNPSAEIDLSEERLSIHEIQHKSHDGWALYQGYVPSIADSIMSPLKRTRNLLEILAWCYFNRVLNPKATMVSLKPDDCTMDTHELQAIIDGLEHLFPKAKIPPIDMENLARPAHLYKNGIFINVGLDPMHSFTKKGVVLISDRTDSLNFGSRYENLALTFEQVLVTSWQEVLAVKYESYHALARCICDSFSRYPTTEDNIPCTPSCYSFSSKRGNDIAKRVTLLFKEIIKSYYQEDKKPQARYIYQAGKIYYILQPENNLLQYTHSGSFNALLEHLSKPQEVFSPIIIDRYILQDTPLPKIFALNQADHTQVFYQLIKDYAQVYILDEKGSLFHQKIPFHDHSSLLGQLYRFLSNINNRRSFLNQLDSNPPPITEPGFYQVSVNTKNKINVKVQKFNHKRLSKNFLDIQVISDAQDDGQTSFTLYCNKKEFSNIEHGDQLFNSVAQYVLGLRSGGQPYPIHITDIDISNTALAKESKTPLQTVHYLNYKKRIENMLNQALNKL; the protein is encoded by the coding sequence ATGGCTACCGTAAAAAAAACCCCTGAAAAAAAGGGCAAGTTCCCTGTTGATGCCGAAAAGATCCAACGTATAAGTCGTCGTTTCAAAGGCATCAATCATGAGCGACTACTACGCACGCGAGAGGCCATCGGTGAACGACAACGTGCCTTTATTGATTTATTGCCCCTGTTATTTCATACCAATCATACCCTGTTACCCGGTTACCAGTCTGATGACACTATTAATGGCATCCCCCTCTACACCCCTGACAAAAACTCCATACAGGTCGCTAAAAAAATAGCCCGTGGATTCAAATACAATAACAAACTGAAAAACAGCTATGACATCCTGGCGATCTACCTTATGGGTAGCAGTGGAACGATTGCATACACCAAAAAAAGTGACTTTGATGTATGGATCTGCATCAATGCGGATATTGATCCCGGTCAACGCAAAGAGCTACAACGTAAAGCTGATGATATTGAGGAGTGGGCTACAACACTGCGCCTGGAGACCCATTTCTTTATTATGAGTGATGAAGAATTCCGTCGCGGTGAGCTCAGCGCACTATCCGAGGATAGTAGTGGCACAGCACAATATCACCTACTACTGGATGAATTTTATCGAACCGGCCTGTTAATCGCCGGAAACCCTCCTATATGGCAAATGATCCCTGCTGAATATGAGGAACAATATGAAGAATACAAACAGGAATTAATCGAAAAGCGCCTTATTGAACTCGATGAATTTGTTGATTTTGGTGATCTAGGGGCATTCCCGGTAGGTGAGTTTTTTGGTGCCGCCCTCTGGCAATTGCATAAAGGTATCGATTCGCCACACAAAGCCGTATTAAAAATCATGCTGATGGAGACCTATGCCAACGCCTACCCCAAGGTTGACCTGCTAAGTCTATCCTATAAAAAAGCCGTTTATGAAGGTGAGATAGATATCAATCGCCTTGACCCCTACGTCTTGATGGAAGAAAAAACCGAACAATATCTGAAGGAACAAGGTGATCATGATCGCGTCGAACTGGCCAGGCGTTGCTTTTATTACAAGGTTGACCGCCAACTCAGCAAAACAACCCTCAACAAGACCTGGCAACACAAGGCGATCAAAAAGATCGCCGGCCAATGGGGCTGGGGGGCATCACAGTTTGTAATTCTTGATCAGCGTTCTTCATGGAAGATTCAACAGGTCATCGAAGAACGCAACTCAATGATCAGCTCACTCACCCAGAGCTATCAACTCCTGTCTGCATTTGCGCGTGAACATGCCGACGAACTCACCATTGGTCCGGAAGAGATTAACCTGTTAGGTCGTCGTCTCTATAGTGCCTTTGAACGCAAGGCTGGCAAGATTGAAATCGTCAACCCCAGTGCCGAGATTGACCTGTCAGAAGAGCGGCTATCCATCCATGAGATTCAACACAAATCACATGACGGCTGGGCCTTGTATCAAGGCTACGTTCCATCCATCGCTGACAGCATAATGTCACCACTAAAACGCACACGTAACCTGCTGGAGATACTAGCATGGTGTTATTTCAACCGCGTGCTTAATCCCAAGGCAACCATGGTCAGTCTAAAACCTGATGATTGCACCATGGATACTCACGAGCTACAGGCAATTATCGATGGCCTTGAACATCTTTTTCCCAAGGCTAAAATCCCCCCCATTGATATGGAAAACCTGGCAAGACCGGCACATCTTTACAAGAATGGAATCTTTATTAATGTTGGCCTGGATCCCATGCACTCGTTCACTAAAAAGGGTGTCGTTTTAATCTCGGACAGAACTGATTCGCTGAATTTTGGCAGCCGCTATGAAAACCTGGCACTCACCTTCGAGCAGGTATTAGTCACTTCATGGCAAGAGGTACTCGCTGTAAAATATGAAAGTTACCATGCCCTGGCTCGATGTATCTGCGACTCATTTTCAAGGTACCCAACGACTGAAGACAATATTCCCTGCACGCCCTCTTGCTATAGCTTCTCTTCCAAGAGAGGCAATGATATCGCCAAACGAGTAACCTTGTTATTCAAGGAAATCATCAAAAGTTATTATCAAGAAGATAAAAAACCACAGGCAAGATATATCTATCAAGCAGGTAAAATCTATTACATATTACAGCCTGAAAACAACTTGCTACAATACACACATTCAGGATCATTCAATGCCCTGCTGGAACATCTATCAAAACCACAAGAGGTCTTTAGCCCCATAATTATTGATCGTTATATCCTACAAGACACGCCTTTACCCAAGATTTTTGCCTTAAATCAAGCCGATCATACACAAGTTTTTTACCAACTGATCAAGGATTATGCACAGGTCTATATACTTGATGAAAAGGGTTCATTATTTCATCAGAAGATTCCCTTCCATGATCACTCAAGTCTGCTAGGGCAACTCTATCGTTTTTTAAGCAATATCAATAATCGACGAAGCTTTTTAAATCAATTGGACTCAAACCCACCACCCATAACAGAACCTGGTTTTTACCAGGTTAGTGTTAATACAAAGAATAAAATCAACGTCAAGGTTCAGAAATTTAATCACAAACGCCTGTCTAAAAACTTCCTTGATATCCAGGTCATCAGCGATGCCCAGGATGATGGTCAAACCAGTTTCACCTTGTACTGCAATAAAAAGGAATTCTCCAATATCGAACATGGTGACCAGCTTTTTAACAGTGTCGCCCAATATGTATTAGGCCTGCGTAGTGGCGGCCAACCCTACCCTATTCATATTACTGACATAGATATATCAAACACTGCCTTGGCTAAAGAATCAAAGACCCCATTGCAAACCGTACATTACCTGAACTATAAAAAACGCATTGAGAACATGCTTAATCAGGCGCTAAATAAGCTGTAA